Proteins encoded in a region of the Zea mays cultivar B73 chromosome 4, Zm-B73-REFERENCE-NAM-5.0, whole genome shotgun sequence genome:
- the LOC100286273 gene encoding Auxin-responsive protein SAUR76 codes for MAKGGLSKLRCMVKRRWHSSSRIVSRAPSPPAHADAVAATSGNARGASFHGADEAPKGLHAVYVGRSRRRYLVAQELVGHPLFQTLVHRAGGAGGPAGTVIVGCEVVLFEHLLWMLEHADPQPESLDELVDYYAC; via the coding sequence ATGGCTAAGGGCGGGCTGAGCAAACTCCGGTGCATGGTCAAGAGGAGGTGGCACTCGTCGAGCCGCATCGTCTCCCGCGCCCCGTCGCCACCGGCTCACGCCGACGCCGTCGCCGCCACCTCCGGCAACGCGCGCGGCGCGTCGTTCCACGGCGCGGACGAGGCGCCCAAGGGCCTGCACGCGGTGTACGTCGGCAGGTCGCGCCGCCGGTACCTCGTCGCGCAGGAGCTCGTGGGCCACCCGCTGTTCCAGACCCTCGTCCACCGCGCCGGCGGCGCCGGGGGTCCCGCGGGTACCGTCATCGTCGGCTGCGAGGTCGTCCTCTTCGAGCACCTCCTCTGGATGCTGGAGCACGCCGACCCGCAGCCGGAGTCCCTCGACGAGCTCGTCGACTACTACGCCTGCTGA
- the LOC100382098 gene encoding Exocyst complex component EXO70B1-like: protein MDGSAAELEAAERVVMRWDSSLACGGTDEPMLFDGGGNRAEADRFLRAVDDLRRLAPPSPAVVGSPRRLSSSSAARSGAVLVAMTRLEDEFRHVLSSRALDHEIEALADLSSLSINGDRSNSASSADLSAADEDDSVSSSIGRRSTAYRSLRSIREIDLLPDDAVADLRAIASRMAAAEHGRECAQVYASVRKPSVDASLRRLGVERLSIGDVQRLEWDALEAKIRRWIRAARAAVRGVFASERRLCFHIFHDLPISAASAPATHDTPFAEAVKGAALQLFGFAEAISIDRRSPEKLFKIIDLHDALSDLLPDVSDIFAASKVAESIYVQAVEIRSRLADAVRGIFSEFENAVLHDPPKTAVPGGTVHPLTRYVMNYSSLICDYKATLSELIVSRPSASARLAAEGNELVPSLADLELPELENQLPLASHIVWIIVILEHNLEGKATLYKDPALSHLFMMNNVHYIVHKVKDSPDLWGMIADDYLKRLTGKFTMAATNYQQASWLKILNCLRDEGLHVSGGFSSGISKSALRERFKSFNAAFEDAHRVQSGWCVPDNQLREELRISIAEKLLPAYQSFLGRFRHHIENGKHPELYIKYSVEDLEIAVGDFFEGVPPSPHHRRRSHG from the coding sequence ATGGACGGATCGGCCGCGGAGCTGGAGGCGGCGGAGCGGGTGGTGATGCGGTGGGACTCGTCCTTGGCGTGCGGTGGCACGGACGAGCCGATGCTGTTCGACGGCGGCGGAAACCGTGCCGAGGCCGACCGGTTCCTCCGCGCCGTCGACGACCTGCGCCGGCTCGCGCCGCCATCGCCCGCGGTCGTGGGCAGCCCGCGCCGCCTCTCGTCGTCTTCGGCGGCGAGGAGCGGCGCCGTGCTGGTCGCTATGACACGGCTCGAGGACGAGTTCCGCCACGTGCTGTCGTCGCGCGCCCTCGACCACGAGATCGAGGCGCTCGCGGACCTTAGCTCGCTCTCCATCAACGGCGACCGGTCCAACTCGGCCTCCTCCGCCGACCtctccgccgccgacgaggacgacTCCGTGTCCTCCTCCATTGGCCGCCGCAGCACCGCCTACCGCTCGCTCCGGAGCATCCGCGAGATCGACCTGCTGCCCGACGACGCCGTTGCGGACCTCCGCGCCATCGCGTCCCGCATGGCCGCCGCCGAGCACGGCCGCGAGTGCGCGCAGGTGTACGCGTCCGTCCGCAAGCCCTCTGTCGACGCCTCCCTGCGCCGGCTCGGCGTCGAGCGCCTCAGCATCGGTGACGTCCAGCGCCTCGAGTGGGACGCGCTCGAGGCCAAGATCCGCCGGTGGATCCGCGCCGCCCGCGCCGCCGTCCGCGGCGTCTTCGCCAGCGAGCGCCGCCTCTGCTTCCACATCTTCCACGACCTTCCCATCTCCGCCGCCTCAGCGCCCGCCACGCACGACACCCCCTTCGCCGAGGCCGTCAAGGGCGCCGCGCTGCAGCTCTTCGGCTTCGCCGAGGCCATCAGCATCGATCGCCGCTCCCCCGAGAAGCTCTTCAAGATCATAGACCTCCACGACGCGCTCTCGGACCTCCTACCCGACGTCTCCGACATCTTCGCCGCCTCCAAGGTCGCGGAGTCCATATACGTGCAGGCCGTTGAGATCCGGTCGCGCCTCGCCGATGCCGTGAGAGGGATATTCTCGGAGTTCGAGAACGCCGTGCTCCACGACCCGCCCAAGACCGCAGTGCCTGGCGGTACCGTCCACCCGCTCACTCGGTATGTGATGAACTATAGCAGCCTCATTTGCGACTACAAGGCCACGCTATCCGAGCTGATCGTATCGCGTCCATCAGCTAGCGCTCGTCTTGCTGCTGAGGGCAATGAGCTCGTGCCGTCCTTAGCTGACCTCGAGCTCCCCGAGCTTGAGAACCAGTTACCACTTGCCTCTCACATTGTCTGGATCATTGTTATTCTTGAACACAACCTGGAGGGCAAGGCAACACTCTACAAGGATCCAGCTCTCTCGCATCTGTTCATGATGAACAATGTGCACTACATCGTTCACAAGGTGAAAGATTCGCCAGATCTCTGGGGCATGATAGCTGATGATTACCTGAAACGGCTTACTGGCAAGTTCACAATGGCGGCCACAAACTACCAGCAGGCCTCATGGTTGAAGATCCTGAATTGTTTGCGTGATGAGGGGCTCCATGTAAGTGGTGGCTTTTCGTCAGGGATATCCAAGTCGGCACTGCGGGAGCGGTTCAAGTCCTTCAACGCTGCATTTGAGGACGCGCATAGGGTGCAGTCAGGGTGGTGCGTGCCAGACAACCAGCTGAGGGAGGAGCTCAGGATCTCGATTGCTGAGAAGCTGCTGCCAGCATACCAGTCATTCCTTGGCAGGTTTCGGCATCATATAGAGAATGGGAAGCATCCAGAGCTGTACATTAAGTACTCTGTTGAGGACCTTGAGATAGCTGTGGGTGATTTCTTTGAGGGCGTTCCTCCTTCCCCGCATCACAGGAGGAGATCACATGGGTGA